One Phycisphaera mikurensis NBRC 102666 DNA window includes the following coding sequences:
- a CDS encoding ATP-binding protein yields the protein MTASDRAAGLARAAGRRLRVGYAVGLCLIAALVLGSHALLATMLSAHGHDAATINLAGRQRMLSQRVVKEALLGAAWPSRPGVLERLDADLLRLDAVHARLAGSGAEAADASAGVLDLPASELDAALAAFQEAAGRVREELARGGPAGSLGALLRTEKSFLLRMDERVAEFEAAAALKVARLRRAHLAAGLLLLGVIGLEALLLFRPAVHRIRRQMFDLAISQERTQLLATVAEHTRHAVLLAEADGTVSWVNPAAEAAFHGCAADVPRLADVAPAGVASDLRAAIAGGEDLHLDDVPHGGSSFAVDLVAVRDDAGRPRRYVLVITDLSERAQRERDEQDVQRRAGRADVAVTILHNVGNTLNSLALAASSADTGVRSSRLPGLGRALGLLGADAATAAAFLRDDPRGGGLPRYLAALHNRLEAERSGLRGDLETVLAGVEHLRHVVARENDVAHATAEAREAVLQPVDAEEIVQDALRIYGGSATIEGIALRATGSGAGVVLHADRHAVLQILGNLITNAVRATREAAGGEAEPAAVQVRVVEAGVGFAAIEVVDRGVGIEGGRFPTLFRPGNSTKPGGLGIGLHTSANAATAMGGRLDAASEGLGRGATLRLELPLAPTPTASAPRFKREAA from the coding sequence TTGACCGCGTCGGACCGGGCGGCGGGCCTCGCTCGCGCGGCCGGTCGGCGGCTGCGCGTCGGGTACGCGGTCGGGCTCTGCCTCATCGCGGCGCTGGTCCTCGGCAGCCACGCGCTGCTGGCCACGATGCTCTCGGCCCACGGCCACGACGCCGCCACCATCAATCTCGCCGGGCGGCAGCGGATGCTCTCGCAGCGGGTGGTGAAGGAGGCGTTGCTGGGCGCGGCGTGGCCGTCGCGGCCGGGCGTCCTCGAGCGGCTCGACGCCGACCTGCTCCGGCTCGACGCCGTGCACGCCCGGCTCGCGGGCTCCGGCGCGGAAGCTGCGGACGCGTCCGCCGGCGTCTTGGACCTCCCTGCGTCCGAGCTCGACGCCGCTCTTGCCGCGTTCCAGGAGGCGGCGGGCCGCGTGCGGGAGGAGCTTGCGCGGGGCGGACCCGCCGGCTCGCTCGGGGCCCTGCTGCGGACTGAGAAGAGCTTCCTGCTGCGGATGGACGAGCGGGTGGCCGAATTCGAGGCCGCCGCGGCGCTGAAGGTGGCCCGGCTGAGGCGGGCGCACCTCGCCGCGGGGCTCCTGCTGCTGGGGGTGATCGGGCTCGAGGCGCTGCTGCTGTTCCGCCCCGCCGTGCATCGGATCCGGCGGCAGATGTTCGACCTGGCGATCTCGCAGGAACGCACGCAGCTGCTCGCGACGGTGGCGGAGCACACCCGCCACGCGGTTCTGCTCGCCGAGGCGGACGGCACGGTGTCCTGGGTGAACCCGGCGGCCGAGGCGGCCTTCCACGGCTGCGCCGCGGACGTTCCCCGGCTCGCCGACGTCGCGCCCGCCGGCGTCGCGTCGGACCTGCGGGCCGCAATCGCCGGCGGCGAGGACCTCCACCTCGACGACGTGCCCCATGGCGGGTCGAGCTTCGCGGTCGATCTGGTGGCGGTGCGGGACGACGCGGGCCGGCCGCGGCGCTACGTGCTGGTCATCACCGACCTCTCCGAGCGGGCCCAGCGGGAGCGGGACGAGCAGGACGTCCAGCGGCGGGCCGGCCGCGCCGACGTCGCGGTGACGATCCTCCACAACGTGGGCAACACGCTGAACAGCCTCGCCCTCGCCGCCTCCAGCGCCGACACCGGGGTCCGGAGCAGCCGGCTCCCCGGGCTCGGCCGCGCCCTGGGGCTGCTGGGCGCCGACGCGGCGACGGCGGCGGCCTTCCTGCGCGACGACCCGCGCGGCGGCGGCCTCCCGCGGTACCTCGCCGCCCTCCACAATCGGCTCGAGGCCGAACGCAGCGGGCTCCGCGGCGACCTGGAGACGGTGCTGGCGGGTGTCGAGCACCTCCGCCACGTCGTTGCCCGGGAGAACGACGTGGCGCACGCGACGGCCGAAGCCCGCGAGGCGGTGCTTCAGCCCGTGGATGCGGAGGAGATCGTGCAGGACGCGCTGCGGATCTACGGCGGCTCGGCGACGATCGAGGGCATCGCGTTGCGGGCCACCGGCTCCGGCGCGGGCGTCGTGCTCCACGCGGACCGCCACGCGGTGCTGCAGATCCTCGGGAACCTGATCACCAACGCCGTCCGCGCCACCCGCGAAGCGGCGGGCGGTGAGGCGGAGCCGGCGGCGGTGCAGGTGCGGGTGGTGGAAGCCGGCGTCGGCTTCGCGGCGATCGAGGTCGTCGACCGCGGCGTCGGCATCGAGGGCGGACGCTTTCCGACGCTCTTCCGGCCGGGCAACAGCACCAAGCCCGGCGGCCTGGGCATCGGCCTGCACACCTCGGCCAACGCGGCCACCGCCATGGGCGGCCGCCTCGATGCGGCGAGCGAAGGCCTCGGCCGCGGCGCCACGCTCCGGCTGGAGCTCCCGCTCGCACCGACGCCGACGGCCTCGGCGCCGCGGTTCAAGCGGGAGGCGGCGTGA